Within Nitrosopumilus sp., the genomic segment CAAATGGATGAAATTTTCAGATGACTTATGATACCATAATTACTGATTCACATGTCATTCTTCCTCAAGGGATGGTTGAGAAAAATATCCTAATTGATGAGGGAAAAATTGTTGGATTTACAACTGATACACCTGTATGTGATCATAAAATCAATGGAGCAGGACTAGTTTCTGTACCTGGACCTATAGACACTCATGTTCACTATGGAGTTTATTCTCCAATTAACGAAGCTGCAAAAACTGAATCTCATGCAGCAGCAATAGGTGGAATTACTACAATGATGAGAATGCTTAGACTAGGTGATCCTTTTTCAAATTCTTTGCAAGCTCAGCTTGATTCTGCTTCAGAAAATCATTATGTAGATTATGCTTTACATGCTTCAATTTTTACACCAGAACAAATTGATGAAATGAATTTGTGTGTTGAAAACGGAATTACGTCATTTAAAATTTACATGAATCTTGGTGGTGAAGTTGGACATGTATACATGGACATGCCACCAAATTCTCCGAAACTTGTTGCAGCTGAAGTAAATGTTACTGATGAAATAGTTGAACAAACAGTAAAGACTGCAGCTGAACTTGGATGTCCTGTACTAGTTCATGCAGAAGACTATGAATCATGTGGTTGTGGAATCAAAACTGCAAGGGAAAAACATCAGGATGGATTGTCAGCTTGGTCTTCAAGCCGTTCTCCTGAATTTGAAGCTAAGGCAATCAAAACTGTATCAAAATTTGGTAGAGATTACGATTGTGTGATTTACTTTGTTCATATTGGTTCAGAACGTGCACTAAAGCAAATTGAAGAAGAAAAGAAACTTGGAACAAAAATTTTTGTAGAGACATGTCCTCACTATTTGACATTATCTTACGAGAAACAATCAGGCTATTTGGCAAAAGTCATGCCTCCAATTAGAACTGAAAATGACAGAAAAGCAGTTTGGAATGCATTATCTAATAACCAAATTGACACAATAGGTACAGATCATGTTGCAAATCAACTAAAACTAAAGCTTGGTGGAGATGATGTTTGGAGTGCTCTTGCTGGATTTCCTGGAATAGGAACTGTACTTCCTATTTTACTTAATGATGGAGTTAACCAAAAGAAGATTTCTCTAGAACAGTTTGTTCGATTTACGAGTCAAAATGCAGCTCAAATTTTTGGAATGTATCCCCAGAAAGGAACACTGGAGAAAAATTCTGATGCAGATGTTACTATGCTTGATTTGAAGAAAGAGAAAACTGTTACTTCGGATCTGTTTGGTGGATTCTCTGACTATATTGTATATGAAGGAAGAACTCTAACTGGATGGCCTGTCAAAACAATTGTTAGAGGCGAGTTAGTTGCAGAAGACTTTGAAGTAATAGGCAAACTTGGTCATGGAAAACTAGTTGAAAGACAAATTAACTTGTTTTCCAAATAACTTATTTGTAAATTTGATTTTTTACGATTGCTTTTTAAGAGAAAAATGCAAATATTCTTCATGACTTTCCAATTTGTATTTCTTTTTTTTATGATTCTAGGTGTTGCTGTTAGTCCAATTTTACTAGAAAATTCTTTTGCTCAAGAAATATCTATACACCAACAATGGAAAAAATTTGCAGATGTTGACATGTTAACTTGTAAATCAGGACAATTGTTTTTACAAAAAAATAATGGAAATCCTGCATGTGTAAAACCATCAACATATTTGAAATTAGTTGACAGAGGATATGGAATTCACAATCAATCAATAATGGATAAACATCCCGAAATGATGACTCATTTAATGAATGGAATGGCATCAAATGAAAAAATAATGTATCATTGGCACGAGATGATGCAAAACAATCCTGCAATCATGAAAAATACTATGGATGATTGGGTGTCTCAAATTAAAGAAAATCCTGAATTACTCAAAAATATGTTGGCTCCTATGACTAGTGAACCAGAATTGAGAGATAAGATGATTCAGATCATGAAGAATCATCCTCAAATGGAAATCCACCTAAAATCAAATTCTGTTTGGATGGACTCTGTTCATCAGCCTGTAACTGATAGTATGGGACACGGTGATTCTGGAATGAGTTGCATGGGTGATGATAAATCTGGCATGGGACATGGTGATTCTGAGATGGGTTGTCCTATGTGTGAAAAAATGATGGAAAAAAAAAGATTAGATAATTGTTCTTGGTGTCCAAAGTATTCGCATTCAATGAATTCACATTCAACTAGTTTGCATACAATATCACATTCTGATAAAATGATGGATATGATTCATCATGTTTGGATAAATTCTGATATGACTAAAGACATGCATACTATGATGCTTGAGGATCCATCTCATATGGCAATGATGTCAAAACAAATGATTGAACCCATGCTTAACACAATAATGGATGATGTAGATTTAAGAAATCAAATGATAGAATTAATGTTAGAACACAAAGATTTCATGAATTCTATCAGACATGACAATCCTGACATATCACATTAGAACTAAAATCAAAAACAAATTTACCAAATATCTGCTTAGACAAATTTTATTGAACCATAACCTACTACTGACTCTGTATCCCCTGATACGTCTCCGCTTGTTGCATAGCTTAACAGTTTACCTTTTGTTGCACCCATTTCTTTACATGCAATCATAGCTGATGCTATTGCTCCATAACCGCATGCAGTAACTCTTTTTTCATACAACACTTCATAGAATTTTTCTATATTCATATCTAAAATTGGCTCTATCAATGCTTTGTCTTGTTTATGTGCAAAAGAATTTTCTTCATAATGTGTAAAATCAGATGAGGCGATGATTATTGCATTCTTCTTTTTTGCAATTTCATATATTGCATTTCCAACATCAATTGCAGTTTTCATCTCTTGTGAACGCAAAATTATTGGAAGAATTTGAAATTCATTTGAAAGTATTTCTTGTAACATTGGAATCTGTACTTCTAAACTATGATCTTGGGAGTGAGAATATTCATCTATTTCAATAAATTCAGATATTTCTGCTACTTGTTTTGCTGATTCTGAGTCTATCTGAACTTTGCCTAATGGAGTCTGCCATTGGGCATCAATCATCGTAGCGGCATTTTTTCCTATTCCAAAATGATTTGGTCCGATAATTATTGCAAGTTCTGGGCTCTGAGATGCGATTGCCTTGTAAGAATGACATGCCGTGGGACCTGAATACCTGTATCCTGCATGTGGGCAAATAACTCCAAAAATCCGCTCCTCTGATTCTGCCGAATCTGTACCTGGGCCAAACTGGTGTTTAAAACAAGATTTGATCATTTTTTCTAGATCTTCTTTATTATCTGGATAAAATTGACCTGCAACAACTGGTTCTCTAATCATTTATTTTTCTGTACCTCTATTTTATAAAAAATCATTAGATGATTCTCTAATAATTTTCCCATTTGGAGTTTCTTCTTTGAAAATTATTCCCTCGAATTTTGATATTCTTGTTGTCATATCCTTCCATGCATTTTTTTCTAATCCTGCTTTTTGACATGTATATTCAAGAAATTCTTCTACATTCCAATCATATTCAATTGGAACTTGTGGCAATAGCAAACCAGACGCATACGAATTTTCTACAATTAAACCATCTCTGCCAACTTTGATCTCTTTGAGATACTCTGAAGACTGATTTACTTTAATCTCCATTGGAGTAGTAAGTACAGTCACTTCAAAAACAATCTTGTCTAATTCATCTATGGTTACTGGATTAAAGCGCGTATCTTGTGTTGCAGCTGATACTGCTGCATCAATTAATCCATTAGATAATTTCTTTACAGGAAGAGGATATCCTATACATCCTCTCAATGAATCTTGTTTGTTTAATGTAACAAAAACCCCTGAACTAAAACCAAACTTTGAATTAAATTCACTATCATTGATTTTTGAATTATTTCTTAAAAATTCAGAAACAGCTTTTCTTGCCATCTTTACTAATTCTTCTCCATCAGAATCAGAAATTTTCATTGATTCTCTCATACTTGTTAAATATGTAAAAACACAATAAAAAACATTGACAACTTTACTTGGGAAAGAAGCTGAGCTTTATGAAACATTACCTGATGATAAGGTAAAATGTACAGCTTGTGCACGCTATTGTGAGATTGGTAAAGGCCAAATTGGTTTATGTGGAATTCGAGGAAATGAAAATGGCAAATTACAACTTTATGCATACGGAAAGGTGATTTCTGGTCATGTTGATCCGATTGAGAAAAAACCTTTGATTCACTATAATCCTGGCAGTAAGGTCTATTCAATTGCCACAACAGGATGCAATTGGCTATGTAGGTATTGCCAGAATTCTGATATCAGTCAGAGAAAAACTGTGGAAGGTATTGATATGACTCCTGAGCAAGTTGCAAATACTGCAGTAAAGTATGGCGCACATGGTATTGCATATACCTACAATGAACCATCAATCTTCATAGAATTTGCGCGTGATTGTGGAATTGCTGCACGAAAAAAAGGGCTGTTCAATGTTTTTGTCTCAAATGGTTATGATACTCCCGAATCAGTTTCGATGATGAATGAATTTCTTGATGGAATCACTGTTGATTTCAAGGGAAGTGCCGAAAAAGAATTTACTAGAAAATTTATTGGTGTTCCTGATCCTCAACCAATCTTTGATACTCTCTTAGAAATTAGAGATAAAACAAAAATCCATGTAGAAATAACTGATTTAATCATACCCAAAGTTGGAGATGATATAGAGCATGCAAAAAAACTTTCCAAATTTATTTATGATGAGTTTGGACCTGAAATGCCAATTCATTTTTTGAGATTTCATCCTGATTATAAAATGATGGAGTATCCAAGTACTCCTGTTGAAACTTTGGAAAAACATTATCAAGTTGCTAAAGATGTTGGTCTAAAGTATGTGTATTTGGGAAATGTCCCTGGCCATAAATGGGAGCACACCTACTGTTCTGAATGCAACAAAATTGTTGTAAATCGATATGGGTTTAGTATTAGAGAATGGCATCTTGACAAGAACAATTGTTGTGAATTTTGT encodes:
- a CDS encoding dihydroorotase family protein, producing the protein MTYDTIITDSHVILPQGMVEKNILIDEGKIVGFTTDTPVCDHKINGAGLVSVPGPIDTHVHYGVYSPINEAAKTESHAAAIGGITTMMRMLRLGDPFSNSLQAQLDSASENHYVDYALHASIFTPEQIDEMNLCVENGITSFKIYMNLGGEVGHVYMDMPPNSPKLVAAEVNVTDEIVEQTVKTAAELGCPVLVHAEDYESCGCGIKTAREKHQDGLSAWSSSRSPEFEAKAIKTVSKFGRDYDCVIYFVHIGSERALKQIEEEKKLGTKIFVETCPHYLTLSYEKQSGYLAKVMPPIRTENDRKAVWNALSNNQIDTIGTDHVANQLKLKLGGDDVWSALAGFPGIGTVLPILLNDGVNQKKISLEQFVRFTSQNAAQIFGMYPQKGTLEKNSDADVTMLDLKKEKTVTSDLFGGFSDYIVYEGRTLTGWPVKTIVRGELVAEDFEVIGKLGHGKLVERQINLFSK
- a CDS encoding MEMO1 family protein — translated: MIREPVVAGQFYPDNKEDLEKMIKSCFKHQFGPGTDSAESEERIFGVICPHAGYRYSGPTACHSYKAIASQSPELAIIIGPNHFGIGKNAATMIDAQWQTPLGKVQIDSESAKQVAEISEFIEIDEYSHSQDHSLEVQIPMLQEILSNEFQILPIILRSQEMKTAIDVGNAIYEIAKKKNAIIIASSDFTHYEENSFAHKQDKALIEPILDMNIEKFYEVLYEKRVTACGYGAIASAMIACKEMGATKGKLLSYATSGDVSGDTESVVGYGSIKFV
- a CDS encoding TIGR00296 family protein, giving the protein MRESMKISDSDGEELVKMARKAVSEFLRNNSKINDSEFNSKFGFSSGVFVTLNKQDSLRGCIGYPLPVKKLSNGLIDAAVSAATQDTRFNPVTIDELDKIVFEVTVLTTPMEIKVNQSSEYLKEIKVGRDGLIVENSYASGLLLPQVPIEYDWNVEEFLEYTCQKAGLEKNAWKDMTTRISKFEGIIFKEETPNGKIIRESSNDFL
- the amrS gene encoding AmmeMemoRadiSam system radical SAM enzyme; translation: MTTLLGKEAELYETLPDDKVKCTACARYCEIGKGQIGLCGIRGNENGKLQLYAYGKVISGHVDPIEKKPLIHYNPGSKVYSIATTGCNWLCRYCQNSDISQRKTVEGIDMTPEQVANTAVKYGAHGIAYTYNEPSIFIEFARDCGIAARKKGLFNVFVSNGYDTPESVSMMNEFLDGITVDFKGSAEKEFTRKFIGVPDPQPIFDTLLEIRDKTKIHVEITDLIIPKVGDDIEHAKKLSKFIYDEFGPEMPIHFLRFHPDYKMMEYPSTPVETLEKHYQVAKDVGLKYVYLGNVPGHKWEHTYCSECNKIVVNRYGFSIREWHLDKNNCCEFCGNRIPIEGKLQEGYKEDRFQFVS